TGAAAGAGCCAAACAATGTAGCATGCCGAGCCCAACCTATGGGTCTTTCGGATTGAATTGTGGGCTTTAATAATGGGCCTATGGGAAGGCATTAcactgtttaaaaattaaaaaaataaaaaaagaagaaaatggtagAAGCCTTCAACGACTATTGCCattggtttttttaaatttttttctatataaaccaatccaaatcttttccatttccaattttatttacaaatctctcaatctcagttctttctttattttctcaatctcattttctttcatcaactctctttcagaaactgtctgaattcataaataataattttttgtgtttataatttatttttatttcaattttattattacaaaatattacaaatgaatccaatatcaaataaattcaaaaatttggacGTTGAGGACGAGTAAATAATTGGTatggtgtatatattttatttatgcttgtaattatacaatatgtaaatttatttgtttgtactatattataaatttataatatcttttatcaTGTAACTATGACATTCCTCCGTTACAAGTGAGagattgtaaataaaatatttgggaTACTATaattggttttaataattgaaaaataatttgtattaaaattttttaattaattttttttttaaatgggtcAGCCCAATTAAGGCCTGAcctaaccctatatatataaggCCAAGTCTTAGGCCTTAAAAATTACATGGGCCAACCTAACTCGAAGACCCATCACTGTGCAGACCTAAAGCCTAGCTTGGCCCTTGGACATGtcgacttggaatgcaatgagGAATCCCATAATGTTGGAGTTAGCCACAAGGATCAATCTTCTATAAGGTGAGTAGTGCTGTAGACAATATTATATTTGCTATGAATGTCTCGTTGTATGGAATCTACTGTCTTGTTTCATGACAACAAACCCTGTGGGTATCAACTAAATGCATCAAAATCGTTGACTAAATGCAAAAAACGATCATATATGACATTTCTATTATCTGCCCCTAATAGTCCcaaaaaactacatttttatTGTCTGCCCTTAATAGTCCCAAAAACGCTAAAAACAAGCTACAAACCTAACATCATCCTCATCATTGTCTTCCCAAATTTGTGCTTTAACTGCATTCTCAATGTCTAAATAGGTTAATGACCTGCAAATACCCAAGAAGTATTTCGCTTTCAATCGAGGCTGCTTCGCACAATCAACGTAGTTAGACACCTCCAAGTCATACCCGACGATCAGATCAATGACAAGCAAAAAATCAATAAGGTTGAATCAAACCTTCACACCGATTAATCTGAACCATATTTCTTAGATTTGGTACCTATGagtaatcatataaaataacatgGCATGCATAAAAACAATACTAAACTTTGGCTCTTCCAAATCCAATAAGTGTTCAAAACAAGTTGCCTTAAATATTTCTCTGAGTCATCGTGAGTTTCTCCTTGATGATGGTGATAGTATGCATCTTCATCAAAAGTTTCATGTACATTCAAAATTCGAGTGCCTTATGGAACTTATATGCTTTCTCTCGATAATTAATTGcaaattcttgaaaaaaattaaccaatttaGTGATTACACTGGCATAAAatccataaaacatatgaaaacaAGTATACAATGGTTAAAGATTAAGTTGGCAAGGTAGATTAAAAAGGGTTAGCGACCTTGCCAACGTGTTCTTCCAATtaaatctcaaaatgtcaactAAAATCATGTTCAATCATACTctgatatatcaaaataataaatgcaatttcattttcagatgaaaatttataatctaACAAGTCTTGAGTACAAATTTATGCATaatctaacaaaattatatataaatatccaCCTAGGTAGGCTTGGCAATATCTCCAAGTTGTTCTTCCCTAATACATTAGTAACCTAGTTTTACAACATGCATTTGCAACCCTTaaatgcataaacaataatttattcaacaaaTGCATAAACAACTATCTATTCAACATGCCCATAAACATAAATCCATTCAACATGTTGAAAATCGGGAAAGAAACTCACTTGCCATCTTGCCATTGAGTTGTCGACTACCAATTGTGGATGTCGCGTTGTTGTCATCATTGGTTGTGATCAGTAAATGCCTTAGCATTGTCATTGACTTTGATAAGTGATAGTTTTGATCAAATCATCACGACAACAAAGACCAATAAATCAGTGAAAGGTGGTTGGTTGCTTCAAAATGCTTTTGGGTTAAAGGTTGAAACATATCCAAGTTATATATGTCGATTAAATAAAACACTTTATTGATTAAAACAGACTCCAAGAGCCTGGTATGATAAGTTGAAACAAGCTTCTTAATGGTTGATTTCAGTTTATTTGtgttgaaaaaaggaaaatttgacTTTATATGTGCTTATATAAGTATATGATATACTTCTACTTGGCCCTAACATTGATTATATAAAATCCATGATTGAAGATTTTCACCCTTAATTTGTTCTTAAGGATTTAGGTGACCTAAATATATTCTTGAGGATAAGGTATATAAGTCAACAACATGATTTTTGCTATGccaaacaaaatttgttaatgaGCTCTTATCTAAAGGTCAAATGGTGAATGCCAATTTTTGTGCAACACATATGGCAGTAGGGTGAGATTATTTCTTGGTGTAACAAAACTATACATACCtacttttagtatataaatatgtacatatttaagTGTGTcaatatatgattgagtattaagttatttttaattcaaaatcactcaattacatgatgacacacatTAAATGTCTACCTATCTATGTACTCAAAGTGgatatgcataatattactttttcttGGTGATAGTCACTCAATATGCGAATCTCACCAAATATATAAGCATAATTGGAAAGATCTATCCCAGTTGCAATGACATGTTATCAAGAGTGTGCTTGTATACATAATGAAGACAACACATTATGGTCTTTTATTCAAACCATCAACTTTCGTAAACATAAAAAGCCTTTTCAGATGTTGATTGGGTAGAAGATGTTGGGGACAGAAGATCAACAAATggcaattatatatatctaagaGATAATTTGCTTCAATGGTCTTCAAGAAAGTAGAAAAATGTTATCCTTTCATCAACAAAATGAGAGTACAAAGTTCTGAGTCAAACAACTATAGAAGTGTCTTGGTTGAGAAGTTTGTTTTAAGAAATTGGAGTCTCATTCTTTGATAACATAGTAATTTGGTGTGGCAATGTCAATGTTGGGTCCCTAGTCTCTAATTTAGTTCTTCATGGAAGAACTAAACATACTGAACTTGATTTAAGAGAGCAAGTTGCTTCTAGATGTTGAAAGTTCAACATGTGCCTAAAGAGTTTCAAACAATAGAAATCTTAACAAGATCACTGTCTATAGTCAGGTTTAAGATGTTATGAAATAAACTAAATGTAGTAgataactctttttttttttttaaataatggaGACCCTGCCTGAATTTGTTGGACGAGTAATCTTGAGATACAGTGATCAGATCCATAATTACTATACCAAATAAATCAAGGTTTTACAAGCGCGATAACAGCTTTAACCCAAACTTTTACTGTAGAAATTCTAATACTGTACTAGTTTTGTTAATCTTTGAGGTCTAGATAGCTCTATTATTGGTGCTCCTTTTGGAAAGTCATAGAGACATCATAGTGATAATTCAGTAGTAGTATCAAAAGTTTATCAGATAATTCAATCCTCTGTTTAGTTTATAATTGTTGAGGGAGTATAAACTGATATGCTTCACTTGGATTATGGTTTTCAGTTATGTATATACACACTTGTATTTTATTATggagaaataagaaaaagccCATGTTTTATTCAATTCTGGTTCCTTTCTCTAAAGTTTACATAAAAACACCCAAATCCTGCATCCTGGAAAGTGCCTTTTCAAATTGGCTCCATTTCTGCTCCAATGTCCCAATGTATCCAATCGACATCCTAACCAACCCTGGTGAAATCCCAGCCAGGGCTTTTTCTTCAGCATTCAATTCACTACTAGTGCTGCTACCGGAGCAAGACATAAGGGTTTCATAGTACCCCAAGCTGACAGCCATAAAGCCAAACTGAGTACAATTTTGCAAGCAGTTCATCAACCTGTTAGCTTTTTCTTCAGTTTCCATGTCCACGCAGAGAAGCCCACCAAACCCATATTCCTTGTTGGCCATCGCCTTCAGGAGCTGGTGCTGTGGGTGCTCTTCGAGGCCTGGGTACACCACTTTCAGGCCTAGCTTCTTCATTCTTGTGGCAAAAGTCATTGCTCTGTGGCAATGCTCCTTCATTCTAAGGCTTAAGTGAGGAATTCTTTCAGACAAATCGAAGGCCACTTTCGCATTCACTGTTGGGCCTAGCAGCATCAGGGCTCCTTGGTGAAGATCCATCATGGAATTCACTAGACTTGAAGACCCACAAACAGCCCCTATACAAGAAAATACTATTAACaatatgtttaataaatataaataattattatatttaattagagataataaaaaatattatataattattttaaaatattgtttatatcacatgttatattagttaaaaatgagattaattttgttctaaacaattaataaataaaaatataattataataaaatcaatattatctttttaatattttcacatctcttatattacctgtgatattactattgataataaaaaattattaaaatcttttattatttataaagaataaatcatcaaaataatatttatttactccAACCAAACGTCtcttaaaagaataataaaactatatatacattcttttgagtacataattgatatattattatgtaaataaatatcaaataatactcaaatacatgataatatattagttatatactcaattttatacttaaatttgtataaatacagTATTGctccaaaaaaggaaaaatacagGATTTCATGCTTAATTTTGTACTcaaatattgtataaatatgGCACTgctataaaaggaaaaagacaggTCCATCACGTGTCAATCTAAACAGGTTgccataaatatatatattttttattatttttaattaaaattaatataattaaagtataaaaaattaataaaaatttgaaaataagatattatttaatttgattatttttttctttttattagatCTATAAAAAAGAAAGTTCAAAAATTTGTTATCTATCATTTATTGgcaaaaaataatcatttgaaaaatatggaaaaacaaaatcaaataagatacCACAATTGACACCTTTCCTTGGTAAGGAGTCTCGTATTCTTCTTGGCAAGGGggtgaaaaattatttgataattgaattgaattaatttttaaataaaaaatatcttatttaaaaaaattagtttggatatcaattcaaaattataacaaaatcggTTTGGATactaattcaaaaatatagaaaaaatagttcaagaatatagaaaaactagtcttttagtttgattattagtttgtttaatttttaaaataggtTAACCAAATCGAaccaatttaaaaaagaaaaattgaataaaaaatttataaaatattaaacataattttttaaaaaatataaaaaataataaaacatgataattctttgaaattcaattcaaaattagttaaccgaaaatttagtttggttaattagtattttcattttggtttaaaattgattattagagATGGTAATGAGAAAGGGCGGGAAGGGGATCTCATTTCATGTCCTTGTCTCCATCTCTGCAAGGAATGTCAATCTCTATCCCTGTTACAAAGATAACAAAGATTCTCTGTCCCttcgttacaaaaaaaaatcttctcttcGTCCTCTCCTTATCTCAACAAGAAAAAATTTCCTCTCTATATCTCTAGGGAAAAACCTCCACCTCATTctttctaaatataatataaatatattaattgagaaaattaagtaaaattaaaactaacctattatttcaaatgtctcaaatatcatatattaaccattttaatatatacaaaaaaacctaaataaatttaaaaaacataaataatttaaaactataaagatatgttagtattttaaacaaatatattaatataaagggataaGGATTAGGACAGGGGTAGGGTAGGGCAAGAAAGAGACACATGTATCCTTATCCCAATTTGCAAAGATTTTTTCTTCCCCATCCCATTGTCTTTCTTGTTTCTATCAGAAAATCACCTCTTCATTAAGGTTGAAACCTTAAAATCGAACTGAAATTATGATATCTATcgattaatctttaaaacaGTTCAGTTTTAGTTATGTTTTTCTCtaaactaaaaattcaatttgattaaaagaatTGATTAATCGGTTCcgttaatcaattttaaacctCTCAATTTATCAGATAAAAATGCCGAAAAGTTtcaaaatatcaacaattatcatatcatttagTTCCATTATCATCATTTAAGTAACTTATATCCACTCTAAACAGGTGCAGGTTGGACAAATTTACCTGCAATAATGTCGGCCCCGCCACTGATGAACTTGGAGATACTGTGAACCACGACGTCGGCTCCCAGCCGAGCCGGCGAGAGGACCATAGGAGCAAATGTGTTGTCCACCACCACCGTTACTCTCTTGTCGTGAGCTATCCGGCTCAGCTCCGGTATGTTAGCCACTGTGAGTGTAGGGTTGGACACTGACTCAAAAAATAAGACATTGGTTTTCCCTTCCACGATTACATTTTGAACCATCTCGTGGTTGCTGATGTCCACAAACGACGTCGTTATGTTGCAAGCCCTTGGTAAGAAGTGGGTCAAAAGTGCGTGGGTCCCACCGTAGAGCGTGCTTGATGCAACCACGTGTCCTCCGCTGCTGCAAAGTTGCAGCAAAACTGACGAAATTGCAGACATTCCTGCAATTCATGATGAAAATTCCGGCATTAGAGTTTTTAAATTCATGATTGTTAGATTCAGATTATGAATTTAAGATACCGCTGGCAGTGCAATAGGCAGCTTCAGTTCCTTCCAGGGCGGCCATCTGACGGCCGAGGTTTAAAACGGTGGGGTTGAAGTGACGGCTGTAGATGAAGAGGTCTCGATCGGGGCCAAGCTCCCCGGAGAACATACGGGGCATAGTCTCAGGCTTCATCACCGTGAAGGTAGCGGAAACTTCGATGGACATGTTAACACCGCCGTGTTCACCGAACTCATGGCGGGCATTGGCTAATGCAGCGACGGGATCTTCGGAAGTGGGCGCCGAACCTGGAAACATTGAATTCTTTGTGTTAGGAAGATCATCGCCGTCCAAATCGTCAGGCCCGGATCTTTTCTTGCCGGGGAAAACAATTCCATGGGTTTTGGGTTCGGCCATTGAAgcagaaaatcaagaaaaacgTTGGATAGATTAATGCTTCTGAGCTGGTGAAGAAGGTGCTGGATAAGATGCACTATATATAGAGAATTAGATGACCTAAAATGTGTAGAACAGCACAGTAAATATGTTCGTTTTAATGGGCTAGACCAGAGAAAGTAGAATTCTTACTAGTAATACGTGTCTATcaaaaataagtataattttttatataaataataataatatattattatataatttaatattattttatcattaattaaaatttatgtaatcatataatgatgTGTGATCATTTATATGctttagaaaaaacaaaatctgATATAATATTTGCTTtatgataaatgaaaaaatatacatatatttaggtgtattaaaaataacaaaatatgatgaattata
This sequence is a window from Mangifera indica cultivar Alphonso chromosome 20, CATAS_Mindica_2.1, whole genome shotgun sequence. Protein-coding genes within it:
- the LOC123204579 gene encoding methionine gamma-lyase-like, producing the protein MAEPKTHGIVFPGKKRSGPDDLDGDDLPNTKNSMFPGSAPTSEDPVAALANARHEFGEHGGVNMSIEVSATFTVMKPETMPRMFSGELGPDRDLFIYSRHFNPTVLNLGRQMAALEGTEAAYCTASGMSAISSVLLQLCSSGGHVVASSTLYGGTHALLTHFLPRACNITTSFVDISNHEMVQNVIVEGKTNVLFFESVSNPTLTVANIPELSRIAHDKRVTVVVDNTFAPMVLSPARLGADVVVHSISKFISGGADIIAGAVCGSSSLVNSMMDLHQGALMLLGPTVNAKVAFDLSERIPHLSLRMKEHCHRAMTFATRMKKLGLKVVYPGLEEHPQHQLLKAMANKEYGFGGLLCVDMETEEKANRLMNCLQNCTQFGFMAVSLGYYETLMSCSGSSTSSELNAEEKALAGISPGLVRMSIGYIGTLEQKWSQFEKALSRMQDLGVFM